In a single window of the Caldilineales bacterium genome:
- the cadA gene encoding cadmium-translocating P-type ATPase, which translates to MLEREMDVPIVLPEDDGVECARLLLEVLHQHRGVHGAQIDFDGGVLHLHYDPNQLDPDEVEGIADDLGIRLGSRMRRCTLELGGVSCRNCALNLERELYAIPGIHKVSANPAARVVGVHYQAAEALASVERRIAELGYEVAERSVKPRPPFWQRNIGLIWAGLTLLFLVLGIVAERLAPIPAFPQITIVFFVLAYLAGGHDGAREAARDLRHGVLNVDFLMIASAVGAAAIGEWAEGATLLFLFSLSGALEEYAMDRTRNAIESLTALRPTEATVRLGEHERRVPVEAVRPGDIVVIRPGEQVTVDGVVVRGQTSVDQAAITGESIPVSKGLGDEVFAGTMNQEGALDVRCSKEAKDSTLAKVIDLVAEAQSERAPTQRLIDRFAHPYAVGVLATVTLVLLAGVFVLQRPFMDVFYRAITLLVVASPCALVISTPASILSAIAAGARNGVLFKGGVHLENAAAIDTVAFDKTGTLTSGRPELTDVVVFDALAEAEFLRLVASAERRSEHPIARAIVRAAQARGLVLAEPEHFVSAPGQGVRATVGGRSLVVGNERLLFGQNGHSGDALPPQVKDLQAEGKTVIFVSEDHRSGRLLGVLAIADLVRPIAARAVADLHANGVKTIVMLTGDHKLVADRIAGELGIDQVHAELLPAGKVQVVKDYQARGARTAMVGDGVNDAPALAVATVGIAMGAAGTDVALETADVVLMSDDLAKLAFALRLSRRSRRIVAQNMVFAVGMMVLLAATTLTVGIPLPLGVVGHEGSTLVVVLNGLRLLRTR; encoded by the coding sequence ATGCTCGAACGTGAGATGGATGTGCCCATCGTCCTGCCGGAGGACGACGGAGTCGAGTGCGCCCGGTTGTTGCTGGAGGTGCTGCACCAGCATCGCGGTGTTCATGGCGCCCAGATCGATTTCGACGGCGGTGTGCTGCATCTGCATTACGACCCCAACCAGCTCGACCCGGATGAAGTCGAGGGCATCGCCGACGACCTGGGCATCCGCCTGGGCAGCCGGATGCGCCGCTGCACCCTGGAACTGGGCGGCGTCAGTTGCCGCAATTGCGCCCTCAACCTGGAGCGCGAGCTGTACGCCATCCCCGGCATTCACAAGGTTTCGGCCAATCCGGCGGCGCGGGTGGTGGGTGTGCACTATCAAGCCGCTGAGGCGCTGGCCAGCGTCGAGCGGCGCATTGCCGAGTTAGGCTACGAGGTGGCCGAGCGCAGTGTCAAGCCTCGGCCGCCGTTCTGGCAGCGCAACATCGGGCTGATCTGGGCCGGGCTGACGTTGCTGTTTCTGGTGTTGGGTATTGTGGCCGAGCGGTTGGCTCCGATCCCGGCCTTTCCCCAGATCACCATCGTTTTCTTTGTCCTGGCCTATCTGGCTGGCGGGCATGATGGCGCCCGCGAGGCCGCCCGCGACCTCCGGCACGGGGTGCTCAATGTCGATTTTTTGATGATCGCCTCTGCCGTTGGGGCGGCGGCCATCGGTGAATGGGCCGAGGGCGCCACACTGCTGTTCTTGTTCAGTTTGTCGGGTGCGCTGGAGGAATATGCCATGGACCGGACGCGCAACGCTATCGAATCGCTGACGGCGCTGCGTCCGACGGAGGCGACGGTGCGGCTGGGCGAGCACGAGCGGCGGGTGCCGGTGGAAGCCGTGCGTCCGGGCGATATCGTCGTCATCCGCCCCGGCGAGCAGGTGACGGTGGATGGCGTGGTGGTGCGCGGGCAGACGTCGGTCGACCAGGCAGCCATCACCGGCGAATCGATCCCGGTGAGCAAGGGGCTGGGAGATGAGGTCTTTGCCGGGACGATGAACCAGGAGGGGGCGCTGGATGTCCGCTGCAGTAAGGAGGCCAAGGATTCGACCCTGGCCAAGGTCATCGACCTGGTGGCCGAGGCGCAAAGCGAGCGCGCCCCCACCCAACGGCTGATCGACCGCTTTGCCCATCCCTATGCCGTGGGTGTGTTGGCGACGGTGACGCTGGTGTTGCTGGCGGGCGTTTTCGTCTTGCAGCGGCCGTTCATGGATGTGTTCTATCGCGCTATCACGCTGCTGGTGGTGGCTTCGCCCTGCGCTTTGGTGATCAGCACCCCGGCTTCGATCCTTTCGGCCATCGCCGCCGGCGCCCGCAACGGCGTTCTGTTCAAGGGCGGCGTCCATCTGGAGAACGCCGCCGCCATCGATACCGTCGCCTTCGACAAGACCGGCACCCTCACTAGCGGCCGGCCGGAACTGACCGATGTCGTCGTCTTCGATGCCCTGGCCGAGGCGGAGTTTCTGCGTCTGGTGGCCAGCGCCGAGCGCCGCTCCGAGCACCCGATCGCCAGGGCCATCGTGCGGGCGGCCCAGGCTCGCGGCCTGGTATTGGCCGAGCCGGAGCATTTCGTGTCGGCGCCGGGGCAGGGGGTGCGGGCGACGGTGGGCGGGCGCAGCCTGGTGGTGGGGAACGAACGCCTGCTTTTTGGCCAGAATGGTCACAGCGGCGACGCTTTGCCGCCCCAGGTGAAGGATTTGCAGGCGGAAGGCAAGACGGTGATTTTCGTCAGTGAGGATCACCGCTCAGGGCGGCTTCTGGGTGTGTTGGCTATTGCCGATCTGGTGCGGCCGATCGCGGCCAGGGCGGTGGCCGACCTGCACGCCAACGGTGTGAAGACGATTGTGATGTTGACGGGGGATCACAAACTGGTGGCCGACCGCATTGCCGGCGAGCTGGGCATCGACCAGGTGCACGCCGAGTTGTTGCCGGCGGGCAAGGTGCAGGTGGTGAAGGACTATCAGGCCAGGGGTGCACGCACGGCCATGGTGGGCGACGGCGTCAACGACGCGCCGGCCTTGGCCGTGGCGACGGTGGGGATTGCCATGGGCGCGGCGGGCACGGATGTGGCGCTGGAGACGGCAGATGTGGTGCTGATGTCGGACGATCTGGCCAAGCTGGCGTTTGCGCTCCGCCTCTCGCGTCGTTCGCGGCGCATCGTCGCCCAGAATATGGTTTTTGCTGTGGGGATGATGGTGTTGCTGGCGGCGACGACGCTGACGGTGGGCATCCCCTTGCCGTTGGGCGTGGTGGGGCACGAAGGCAGCACGCTGGTTGTGGTTTTGAATGGGTTGCGGCTGTTGCGCACGAGATAG
- a CDS encoding transcriptional repressor, whose amino-acid sequence MDAPQTQPDRYQMLTAALQAGGHRLTPQRLAICRHLAASRAHPSPGQVYEQVRREQPAISLATVYNTLEVLRDLGEIIEIPSGAEGVRYETDLSPHANLICVGCGRIVDLPLDCLEVADAAIRAVSDFDLRRLRVDGFGLCAGCKSQEAPTSAGEEDRHART is encoded by the coding sequence ATGGACGCACCCCAGACCCAACCCGACCGCTACCAGATGCTGACTGCCGCCCTGCAAGCGGGCGGCCATCGCCTGACGCCCCAGCGTCTGGCCATCTGCCGCCACCTGGCCGCCAGCCGCGCGCACCCCTCGCCCGGCCAGGTCTACGAACAGGTGCGGCGGGAGCAGCCGGCCATCAGCCTGGCCACGGTCTACAACACGCTGGAGGTGCTGCGCGACTTGGGCGAGATCATCGAGATTCCGAGCGGCGCCGAGGGGGTGCGCTACGAGACCGATCTCAGCCCGCACGCCAATCTGATCTGCGTGGGCTGCGGTCGCATTGTCGATTTGCCGCTGGACTGCCTGGAGGTGGCCGATGCCGCCATCCGCGCCGTCTCGGACTTCGATCTGCGCCGGTTGCGCGTGGATGGTTTTGGTCTGTGCGCCGGCTGCAAGTCGCAGGAAGCCCCGACATCGGCTGGTGAGGAGGATCGCCATGCTCGAACGTGA
- a CDS encoding DNRLRE domain-containing protein, with the protein MNKQRLLSLLLLAPLLALGLARADGAAPTAAPAAPPAAPRSQTTPVTFAVIGDYGMDNSAEAAVANLVAGWNPAFIVTTGDDYYNTAGGVGTAKYDESTGAYYCTFLKDITTTGSRCPTGQAATNRFFPSLGNHDYSDATPGPDTYLDYFALPGAGFAATSGNERYYDFIWGPLHFFILNSNSSEPDGAAADSVQAVWLQTQLAASTSPWNLVAFHHPPFSSGGHGNSAWMQWPFAAWGADAVLSGHDHTYERITGDGIVYFVNGLGGASRYGFGAPVQGSQARYNADWGAMRVTATATTLDFEFISLDGQVQDAYHLPPPPPPQTISFQQGLLPAADYAGAADATLSEAEPQKNLGADSACLVDGDDPPLSGNDLACLLRWDLSALPPGSQLTAATLSVDVFNVTAGAYAAFAVARPWNEAEATWTQAADGVPWQMAGAQGTADRASLSLLSFTPNALGARSFSFNPDGLAVLQGWIDDPGSNHGLILAASTITDGADFYSSQAAAAASRPKLTLSFLPPPAATPTPTETVTPTPTATATATPTATPTATAAPTATPTITPTPSLLRTISFQNGLAPNTTYQKTDDTYLSQSRNTLVFGGVSQLLVDGDDPPGTGKDLSTLVRWDIAGFIPAGSRVQDVRITVAVLDPSAARYSIYELKRPWVESQATWKIYAIGKYWQTAGARGGLDRGATVLGSVSAAQTGSYTIVLKPEGVALVQAWLDTPARNQGLIFANASDTDGLDFASSESTTPSSRPRLTIRYLPP; encoded by the coding sequence ATGAACAAACAGCGTTTGCTTTCTCTCTTGCTGCTCGCGCCCCTGCTGGCCCTTGGCCTGGCCCGCGCCGATGGCGCCGCGCCCACCGCCGCGCCCGCTGCCCCGCCCGCTGCCCCGCGCAGCCAGACGACCCCGGTCACTTTCGCCGTCATCGGCGACTACGGCATGGACAACAGCGCCGAGGCGGCCGTCGCCAACCTGGTGGCAGGGTGGAACCCGGCCTTCATCGTCACCACCGGCGATGACTACTACAACACCGCCGGCGGCGTGGGCACAGCCAAATACGACGAATCCACCGGCGCCTACTACTGCACCTTCCTCAAAGACATCACCACCACCGGCAGCCGCTGCCCCACCGGCCAGGCGGCCACCAACCGCTTCTTCCCCTCGCTGGGCAACCACGACTACTCCGACGCCACCCCCGGCCCCGACACCTATCTCGACTACTTCGCCCTGCCTGGGGCCGGTTTCGCCGCCACATCCGGCAACGAGCGCTACTACGACTTTATCTGGGGGCCGCTGCACTTCTTCATCCTCAACAGCAACAGCAGCGAACCGGATGGCGCCGCCGCCGACTCTGTCCAGGCCGTCTGGCTCCAGACCCAACTCGCCGCCTCCACCTCGCCCTGGAACCTGGTCGCCTTCCATCACCCGCCCTTCTCGTCCGGCGGCCACGGCAACAGCGCCTGGATGCAGTGGCCGTTTGCCGCCTGGGGCGCAGATGCGGTCCTCAGCGGCCACGACCACACCTACGAGCGCATCACCGGCGATGGCATCGTCTACTTTGTCAACGGTCTGGGCGGAGCCTCGCGCTATGGCTTCGGCGCCCCGGTGCAGGGCAGCCAGGCCCGCTACAACGCCGATTGGGGCGCTATGCGCGTGACCGCCACCGCGACGACGCTCGATTTCGAGTTCATCTCACTCGATGGCCAGGTGCAGGACGCCTACCATCTGCCACCGCCCCCTCCTCCTCAAACCATCTCCTTCCAGCAGGGCCTTCTGCCCGCTGCCGACTACGCTGGGGCCGCCGACGCCACCCTGTCGGAGGCCGAACCGCAAAAGAACCTTGGCGCTGATTCGGCTTGTCTGGTGGATGGCGACGACCCGCCCCTGTCTGGCAACGACCTGGCCTGCCTGCTGCGCTGGGACCTCAGCGCCCTCCCCCCCGGCAGCCAGCTGACGGCCGCCACACTCAGCGTCGATGTCTTCAATGTCACGGCCGGGGCCTACGCCGCCTTTGCTGTGGCCAGGCCCTGGAACGAAGCCGAAGCCACCTGGACCCAGGCGGCAGACGGCGTCCCCTGGCAAATGGCGGGCGCACAGGGCACCGCCGACCGCGCATCGCTCTCGCTGCTCAGCTTCACCCCCAATGCTCTCGGCGCCCGCTCCTTCAGTTTCAACCCTGATGGCCTGGCCGTCCTCCAGGGCTGGATCGATGACCCCGGCAGCAACCACGGCCTCATCCTGGCCGCCAGCACGATCACCGATGGCGCCGACTTCTACAGCAGCCAGGCGGCCGCTGCCGCCAGCCGGCCCAAACTGACCCTTTCCTTCTTGCCCCCGCCCGCGGCCACGCCGACGCCGACCGAGACAGTGACGCCGACGCCAACCGCGACGGCCACAGCGACGCCAACCGCCACGCCGACGGCGACGGCCGCACCCACCGCCACGCCGACGATCACGCCCACTCCCTCCCTCTTGCGCACCATCTCGTTCCAGAATGGCCTGGCGCCGAACACCACTTACCAGAAAACCGACGACACCTATCTCTCGCAAAGCCGGAACACGCTCGTCTTTGGCGGCGTCAGCCAACTGCTGGTCGATGGCGACGACCCACCCGGCACGGGCAAGGACCTCTCGACTCTCGTCCGCTGGGACATCGCCGGCTTCATCCCCGCCGGCAGCAGGGTGCAGGACGTCCGGATCACGGTCGCCGTCCTCGACCCCTCCGCTGCTCGTTACTCGATCTATGAGCTGAAGCGGCCGTGGGTCGAGAGTCAGGCCACCTGGAAGATCTACGCCATCGGCAAGTATTGGCAGACGGCCGGCGCCCGCGGGGGTCTGGATCGCGGGGCCACCGTCCTCGGCAGCGTCAGCGCCGCCCAGACCGGCAGCTACACCATCGTCCTCAAACCCGAAGGCGTGGCCCTGGTTCAAGCCTGGCTCGATACCCCCGCCCGCAATCAGGGCTTGATCTTCGCCAACGCCAGCGACACCGACGGCCTCGACTTTGCCAGCAGTGAATCCACCACGCCCAGCAGCCGCCCGCGCCTCACCATCCGCTATTTGCCGCCGTAA